In Bradyrhizobium sp. 170, the DNA window CGTTGACGGAATCGCTCTGCGGCTTGAGTTGCTGCACCGGTGGCAACGCCGCCAGCTGCTGCAGCGACTCGACAGGCTTCGCCGCCGCTTCCGGCTGCGCCTTGCTCGCTAGACCGTTCAGGAACACGTCGTCGACCATCTGGTCGAAATAAACCGGGATCTGCTTGTGACGGACGGTCTCCGCCAGTTCGCTGACCGCCCGCCGCGTCCGCTGCGCGACCTGGACGAGGTTCGCGCCGGGCTGCGTCAGCTCCTTGGCGAAGGTGCGCGTGAACACCGAATTGGGATTGGCGTCGTCATTGGAGAGCCGGTCCAGCGCCGTCTGCCGCGGCCCCGCCGAGAAGATCGAGAACACGCCTTCCGGCAATTGCGTCATTGGCGCAAGGCCGCCGCGGCCGGCAACCGCACGCGTGCCGGCGCGCTCGAACGGATTGTTGCGGCACGCATCGAACACCAGGATGGCGGTGCGCACCTTGCGGTTCTGCATCCGCTCGATGATGCGGTCGGCGAGGACCGAGGCGTCGCGCACTAGCTCTTCCTGGCCTTCGGTTGCCGCCGGCACGTCGGTCGGCAGCAGGAAATTCTGGCCGGCGATTTCAAAGCCATGGCCGGCAAAAAAGAAGAACGCGGTGTCGCCGGCGTCGACCGCCTTGTCGAACGCCAGCAGCGTCTGGCTGAACGCCTGCCGGTTCTGGTTCTCCGCCACCATCACCGTGAAGCCGAGCTGCTTCAGCGTATCGCCCATGGTGCGGGCGTCGTTGACCGCCTTCTGCAGCTTGGGCACGTTCCGGTAGTCGTTGTTGCCGACGACAAGCGCGACGCGCTTTTCGGCGAGCGCGGGCGCGGCACATACCGCGAAGGCAGCAACCATTCCGACTGCCGCCAAAAATCTGGAAATCCAAGGCCTCATCAAAGTTCCCCCGGCACTACGAATCCCGGCTCCTGCGGCCGTTTCATGACGTAGTCGGCATGCCCACTGCAGCGGTTCAATCCTTCGGCTGCCGTCATCGCACCGTATCGGTCAGGCGCGCCGGACCACGATCTCCTTACCATGGGTCAACATCCGCCGGAAAAGCCTGGAAACTCCTCTTGTGGCGGCCGAATACGCCTAATTTCAGAAAAACTTCAGAACTTCTGCTCTCCGTTTCAGGACAGGCTGAGCCGCATCTGGGAAAAGCGAGGTCGCCAACGTCACCCGCTCTTGCGCAGGCAAAGGTGTCATCCGCCATGCATGGTAAGCACGCGCTCAATTGTGATCCGGGACCGGCGGCCGGCGGCTCGCCTCCTGCCGCTGACGGCTTTGACCTGCGGATCCAAAAGATGCCGGCGCCCGGTCTGGTCGGCCATGACATCATCGGGAAGACATCAGGCGATCGCGGATTGGCATCCCTGGTGGAAGCCAGCTTCGCCGACTTCAAGGAGGCAATGGAGGATGGTGACACGGCAAGATCCGCGCCGCTGGTTAAGGCGCTGGAGGAGCTAGCGCTGATCGAGCGCGGCATGATCGCGGCGGGAAGCCGACGCGGACAACGGGCCTTGCGCTTGGCCCGGCTGTCGCTGGCGCGCCGATTGATCACGCGCCACTTGTCGCAAGCGAGCCTCTCACCCGCGATGGTAGCTGACCTGCTTGGGGTTTCGGTCCGCCACATGCACATGCTGTTCGAGGGCACAGGCAGGAGCTTTTCCCAGACCGTGACCGTGCAGCGCATCCGCCTGAGCGGCCGGTTGCTCCGTGAGGCACCGGAGCGGGCGGTCGCCGAGGTCGCGCGCGCCTGCGGCTTCGAGAGTCTGGCGACGTTCTATCGGGTCTTTCATGCAACCGAGGGGATGACCCCGGGCGAGTTCAGGGCGCGAGGCGCTCGCTCAGGGACCGTCAGCCCCTTCCATCCGACCACGGAGCAACCGACTCATTTGACCGATAAATGACGGGTTCACCGCTTATTTGTTCGAAAACATTAAGGCTTTTCGGCCTTTTGGCCCGTTCCCAGATTGACTTTGGCCATTTCGACCCTATGTTCGCGCTCAACGCGGCCTTGGATCGAAACGCGATTCCCTAGGTTAGCCGCTCGTCTGCGTAAGTCAGAGCCCCCAGCTTTTCAAAGCGCGCCGTTTCGGGGCAAAACGCGACAGCCTTTTTACCCTCGATTCCGAACGGCGGTGTCGACTAGAGGCTCAATGTCTTTTTCCCATCTTGGCCTTTCTGATAAGGTCCTCGCCGCGGTTGCGGCTACCGGTTACACCACCCCTACCCCCATCCAGGAACAGGCGATTCCCCACGTTCTGGCCCGCCGAGACGTCCTCGGCATCGCCCAGACCGGCACCGGCAAGACCGCTGCCTTCGTCCTGCCCATGCTCACCCTGCTGGAAAAGGGCCGCGCCCGGGCACGAATGCCCCGCACCCTGATCCTCGAACCGACCCGCGAACTCGCGGCACAAGTAAAAGAGAATTTCGACAAATACGGCATCGGCCAGAAACTCAACGTCGCGCTCCTGATCGGCGGCGTCTCGTTCGGCGACCAGGACAGTAAACTGACCCGCGGCGTCGACGTCCTGATCGCAACCCCCGGACGCCTGCTCGACCACACCGAACGCGGCGGTCTGCTGCTCACCGGCGTCGAACTGCTGGTCATCGACGAAGCCGATCGCATGCTGGATATGGGCTTCATCCCCGACATCGAACGCGTCTGCAAGCTGGTGCCGTTCACGCGGCAAACCCTGTTCTTCACCGCGACGATGCCGCCGGAAATCAGCCGCATCACCGAAGCCTTCCTGCACAATCCCGCGCGCATCGAGGTCTCCAAGCCCGCCACGACTGCGGTGGGCGTGTCGCAGTTCCAGGTTAGCTGCGGACGCGAGGTACACGAGAAGCGCGAGATGCTGCGCCGCCTGCTGCGCGACGCCAAGGATCTTCAGAACGCGATCATCTTCTGCAACCGCAAGCGCGAAGTCGCCGTCGTTTACAAATCGCTGCAGAAGCACGGCTTCAGCGTCGGCGCCCTGCACGGTGATATGGACCAGTCGGCCCGCACCGCGGCGCTCGATCAATTCCGCAAGGGCGAGATCCCGTTGCTGGTCGCCTCCGATGTTGCCGCCCGCGGCCTCGACATTCCCGCCGTCAGCCACGTCTTCAATTTCGACGTGCCGCATCATGCCGACGACTATGTACATCGCGTCGGCCGTACCGGACGCGCCGGTCGCGCCGGCACCGCGATCTCGATCGTTACCTCGCTCGACAACAAATCGATCGCCGCGATCGAACGGCTGATCGGGCAAAACATTCCCCCCGCCGAAGGCGATTATGCCGTGCAGTCGGTTGCCTCCGACGAGGCCGACCAGCCCCGCCGTTCACGCGAGGGATCTCGGGAAGGTTCACGCGGCGGCCGCAAGCCGCGACGTGAACGCGAGCCGCGTGCTGCCAAAGGTAGCGATGGCAGCGAACGCGAACCGCGCGCCGCCAGGGATCCTGACCAGCGCAGCGACAAGGGCGAACGCGAACCGCGGCATGCCAAGGGCGCCGGCCGCAGTGCCGGCCCGCAGCCGCAGGCAGCGTCCGCAGCCTTCGTGCCGCCCGCCCCTGCACAGCCTTCGCGCGTGCCCTCGATCGGTCGTCCGGAACCGCGGCGTGCCCAGCGCGACGCTGAATCGGAGCCCGCCGATCACTCGCATCTTCCGGCGTTCCTGTTGCGGCCGGTGCGCGCCCGCGTCTGAGCGAACTCGGCACGACCCAACGGCCGGAACCATTTACCGGCCGTTCATTCTCCTCCATTAACCTGCCGCCGATAATTTAATCATTGCGGCACGGCAACGAGCGGCGCTGCTCGATATTGGGGACGGATCAGTGGTCAAGCTGCTGGACGAACACGAACGCACTTTGGCGTTTGCCGAAGTAGCGTTGGGCCAGATCAAATCCCTCCGCCAGACCGCCGTCCCGCGCAATTACGAAATCTGGTACGTGTACGCGACCGGATACAATGCCCCCCTCAACAAGATCATCAACGAGACGCTGGCGCGCAACGGCAGGCTGAGCGAGTCCGATCTCGAACAGATCTACGAAACCTATCTCTCCCACATCAAGACCTCCGACCGCATCGACAAGGTCGGCGCGCGCGTGATCGGCGAAATCGACGACGTGATGAACCTGATCACGGACGCGCTCGACATGTCGCAGAGCTATGACGCCAGGCTGAGCGGCGCCAGCGAGAAACTCCGGAATGCCAAGAACCGCGATCAGATCAAGGCGGTCGTCGATGGGCTGGTGAAGTCCACCCGCGAGATGCAGGAGACCAACAAGGCGCTGGAGAGCCGGCTGTCGCTGTCAAAGACCGAGATCAGCAATCTCCAGCACAGCCTCGAGGCGATCCGCGCCGAGAGCCTGACCGATCCGCTGACCGGATTGGGCAACCGCAAATATTTCGACCGCTCGATCGACTTGGCGGTTCGGGCGGCGCTGGCGAGCGGGGAGCCGCTGTCGCTGATGATGTTCGACATCGACCATTTCAAATCGTTCAACGATTCCTACGGCCACCTCACCGGCGATCAGGTGCTGCGGCTGGTTGCGATGTCGCTGAAGCAGACCATCAAGGGCCAGGACATCACCGCCCGCTATGGCGGCGAGGAATTTGCGGTGGTGCTGCCCAACACGGCGCTGCGTCAGGCCCTGACGGTCGCCGACCACATTCGCCGCGCCGTGATGGCGAAAGAATTGAAGAAGAAATCCACCGGCGAAATTCTCGGCCGCGTCACCATCTCCGTCGGCGTCTCCATGCTGAAATCGGACGACGATACGGATTCACTGATCGAGCGCGCCGACGCCTGCCTCTACGCCGCCAAGCGTAACGGCCGCAACCGCGTGATCTGCGAAGTCGATCCCGAATACGCCGCCGAGACCCGCAGCCAGGTCGCCTAGGCTTTGGCTTTCCGCTTCGCCGGCTTCCGCTTCGGTGCTGGCCGCTTCGCCACCGCCTTCGCCGATTTGCGCACCTTCGGCCGCTTGCGCAATGCCGCGCGCTGTGCCGCGGCCAGCGCCGCCCTCGCCCAATCGGCCAGTTCCTCGGAATCGTCGAATAGCCGTGCCGGCAATTGCCAGTACGAGTTCACGGTGACCGTCTTGGTCCGCGTCTGGTACTGGAATGGTGTCGATCCCTCGGCTTCGAATTGCGGGATCGTTTGTTCATCGGCGCGGAAATAAAGCCCCGCGCGCAGCGCGAGCGCGAAGTTGGTGCCGTCGGCGGAGATGCCGAATCCAGAGAACATCTTGCGGATGGTGACCGGGCCGAAATCGGCAAACAGGTCGATCAGGAAATCGCGGTCCATCGCTCACCGCCCCGGCGATGCGGTCGTTAGACCTTCGCCGCCGTCAGCTGCACCGACTCGCCGCAGCCGCAGGCGGAGACCTGGTTCGGATTGTTGAAGATGAACTGGGCCTGCATCTTGTCGGCCTTGTAGTCCATCTCGGTGCCGAGCAGGAACAAGACCGCCTTGGGATCGACCAGGATCTTCACGCCGCGGTCCTCGACCACTTCGTCGGTCGGGCGGACCTCATGGGCATATTCCACCGTGTAGGACTGGCCGGCGCAGCCGCCGTTCTTGATCCCGACGCGAAGCCCGACGATTTCGGAATCGGCGCGCTTGGTCAGTTCCGTAATCCGCTGCGCGGCTGCCTCGGTCAGTTTCATGACCTGCGGGCGCGGCCGCGGCTTCGGCTTGGAAGACTGGACGGTGGTATCCATTGCAGTCGATCTCCCGCGTCGCATCATGGCGACGAACTATCTTGCCATTAAAATAACAACGAAATTCCCGCTGTGAAGGTCTCTCGTCATAAACTCGATCAGAACCCGTCGAAACGAACCGCAAGTTTCCTAGTAAATCGCCCAAATTCCCGGTGTCGCCAGCTCCAGCAGGTGATCGTCCGGATCACGGAAGTAGATGCTCTTTCCGCCGCGCGGCCAATCCGTCCTGCCTTCGATCGCGACATCGTGCTCACCTAGCGACTTTTCCCATGCTGGCAGCTCAGTCGCCGCAATGGCAAAGGCCATGTGAATAGGGCCACTGCCGTCATGCGGCGGAATGGTTCCGCCGGGTAGATGGATCGGCTCGGGCGTCGAACCGCGGAGAAAGAGCAGCAACACGCTGCGGCCGCCAACATCATAGGCAAGAAATCGCGAGTCGGCCGTCAGCGGCACAAGCCCGAGCACCCTCTCGTAAAATGCGCGGGCGCGGTCGAGGTCATCAACGTAAAGCGCGGTCTCGATGACACCGGATAATTTCGGCAACGGATCCCTTCACCACATATTGAGGACGAGACGGGCCTCGTCGGACATGCGATCCGGCGTCCAGGCCGGGTCCCACACCAGATTGACATTGACGACGCCGACGCCGGGAACGCTGGCGATGGCGTTCTCCACCATGGTCGGCAGTTCGCCGGCCGCCGGACAGTTCGGCGTGGTCAGCGTCATCATCACATCGACGCCGCGGTCGTCCTTGAGGTCGACCTTGTAGATCAGCCCGAGCTCATAGATATCGGCCGGAATTTCGGGATCGAATACCGTCTTCAGCGCGGCGACGATCTCGGTCCCCAGCCGCTCGGTCTCCTCGGGCGGCAGCGCCGAGACGGTTTCCATATTGGCTGATTTGACTTCGGCTGTGTCACTCATGAGAACAATTCCCGCGCCTTGATCAGCGCCTGTGCCAGATGGTCGACTTCTTCCCGGGTATTATACATTCCAAACGACGCGCGGCAGGTGGCAGTGACATTGAACCGCTCTAAAAGCGGCATCACGCAATGGGTGCCGGCGCGCACCGCAATTCCCTGCCGGTCGATCACGGTCGCGACGTCGTGGGCGTGCGCCCCCTTCATCTCGAAGGAGATCACCGGTCCCTTGCCGCGCGCGGTGCCGATCAGGCGCAGCGAATTGATTTCGCGCAGGCGATCCTGGGCGTAGTTCAAGAGATCGTGCTCGTGGGCGGCGATGCGCTCCTTGCCGATCGAATTGACGTAGTCGATCGCAGCGCCCAGCCCGATCGCCTCGACGATCGGCGGCGTCCCGGCCTCGAACTTGTGCGGCGGGTCGCCATAGGTGACCCAATCCCTTGCCACCTCGCGGATCATCTCGCCGCCGCCGTTATAGGGGCGCATCGCCACCAGGTGCTCATGCTTGGCATAGAGCGCGCCAATCCCGGTCGGACCATAGATCTTGTGGCCGGTGAAGGCATAGAAATCGCAATCGAGGTCCTGCACGTCGATCGGCAGATGCACCGCGCCTTGCGCGCCGTCAACCAGCACCGGAATGCCGCGGTCATGGGCGAGCTTCACGACTTCCTTGATCGGAACGAAAGTGCCGAGCGCGTTCGACATCTGGGTGATGGCGACGAGCTTGGTGCGCGGCGTCAGCAGCTTCTCAAATTCCTCGATCAGGAAATTGCCGTCGTCGTCGACCGGCGCCCATTTGATCACGGCGCCATGGCGCTCGCGCAGGAAGTGCCAGGGCACGATGTTGGAGTGGTGCTCCATGATCGAGAGCACGATCTCGTCGCCCGGTTTGATGTTGGGCTCGCCCCAGGACGACGCCACGAGGTTGATGGCCTCGGTGACATTGCGGGTGAAGATGATTTCTTCACTACGCGCTGCATTGATGAATTTCGCCACCTTGGCGCGGGCGCCCTCGTAAGCCTCGGTCGCAGCATTGGCGAGGTAGTGCAAGCCGCGGTGCACGTTGGCGTATTCGCTCTTGTAGGCTTCCGTCATGCGGTCGAGCACCGCATTCGGCTTTTGCGCCGAGGCCGCGTTGTCGAGATAGACCAGCGGTTTGCCATAGACTTTCATCGCCAGCGCGGGGAAATCCTCCCGCACGCGGGCGACATCATATGCACCGTTGGAAACCGCCGGATGCATTGTCATCCCCTTGGTCATCCCCTTGCCTCCAGCCAACGCTGGGCCGCTGCAATCGCGAGTTCGCGCAGATCATCGTTGACGATCGATTCAATCGCCTCGCCCACGAAAGCCTGGATCAGCAGCGCCTGGGCTTCCTTCTCGGAAAGGCCGCGGGCACGCAGGTAGAACAGCAGGCTCTCGTCGAGCGCGCCCGTGGTGGCGCCATGGCCGCAGGTGACGTCGTCGGCGAAGATTTCGAGTTCCGGCTTGTTATCGGCCTCGGCCTCGTCGGACAGCAACAGCGCCCGCGTCATCATCTTGGCGTCGGTCTTCTGCGCGTGGGGGCGCACGACGATACGACCCTGGAACACCGAATGGGCGCGGTCGTCGGCGACGGCACGGAACACCTCGCGGCTGGCGCAATGCGGCACCGCGTGGTCCATGAACAGCGTCGTGTCGGCATGCTGGCGGCCGTTGAGCAGATTGACGCCGTTGGTCTCGACCCGGGAGCCCTCGCCGGCAAACGTAATAGTCGCCTGATAGCGGCTGGCCGCACCGCCCGACACCATGCCAAAGGTGTTGAAATGCGCATGCGCACCCAGCGTGAACACGGCGGAGGAAATATTGAAGGCCTCGCGAGCGTCCTCGATCAGGCGGACGTGGTCGAGCCGTGAATTGTCGCCGATCGTGACGATCAGCGAGTCATGGGCCTGATAGGTCGTCGCGCCA includes these proteins:
- a CDS encoding caspase family protein, with the translated sequence MVAAFAVCAAPALAEKRVALVVGNNDYRNVPKLQKAVNDARTMGDTLKQLGFTVMVAENQNRQAFSQTLLAFDKAVDAGDTAFFFFAGHGFEIAGQNFLLPTDVPAATEGQEELVRDASVLADRIIERMQNRKVRTAILVFDACRNNPFERAGTRAVAGRGGLAPMTQLPEGVFSIFSAGPRQTALDRLSNDDANPNSVFTRTFAKELTQPGANLVQVAQRTRRAVSELAETVRHKQIPVYFDQMVDDVFLNGLASKAQPEAAAKPVESLQQLAALPPVQQLKPQSDSVNAPIAMFSRHNGGWTVVFSIADPTLGISWRLGDSGNFRETGFMDTLDPRTRKRMPNPSVELPADAPAAVIQVRYVDTNGELQGPFPIRFDPEAALIRDQRKILDMTATSWLSFREFNGLLVYYTHLMSYRCAIREVRVGIDSTVPDKVLKMPPCDPRDPSVIPHEATPYLKLAPQTKSVSVELTYRDGSVSEIKSFRR
- a CDS encoding AraC family transcriptional regulator — its product is MPAPGLVGHDIIGKTSGDRGLASLVEASFADFKEAMEDGDTARSAPLVKALEELALIERGMIAAGSRRGQRALRLARLSLARRLITRHLSQASLSPAMVADLLGVSVRHMHMLFEGTGRSFSQTVTVQRIRLSGRLLREAPERAVAEVARACGFESLATFYRVFHATEGMTPGEFRARGARSGTVSPFHPTTEQPTHLTDK
- a CDS encoding DEAD/DEAH box helicase; translated protein: MSFSHLGLSDKVLAAVAATGYTTPTPIQEQAIPHVLARRDVLGIAQTGTGKTAAFVLPMLTLLEKGRARARMPRTLILEPTRELAAQVKENFDKYGIGQKLNVALLIGGVSFGDQDSKLTRGVDVLIATPGRLLDHTERGGLLLTGVELLVIDEADRMLDMGFIPDIERVCKLVPFTRQTLFFTATMPPEISRITEAFLHNPARIEVSKPATTAVGVSQFQVSCGREVHEKREMLRRLLRDAKDLQNAIIFCNRKREVAVVYKSLQKHGFSVGALHGDMDQSARTAALDQFRKGEIPLLVASDVAARGLDIPAVSHVFNFDVPHHADDYVHRVGRTGRAGRAGTAISIVTSLDNKSIAAIERLIGQNIPPAEGDYAVQSVASDEADQPRRSREGSREGSRGGRKPRREREPRAAKGSDGSEREPRAARDPDQRSDKGEREPRHAKGAGRSAGPQPQAASAAFVPPAPAQPSRVPSIGRPEPRRAQRDAESEPADHSHLPAFLLRPVRARV
- a CDS encoding GGDEF domain-containing protein, producing MVKLLDEHERTLAFAEVALGQIKSLRQTAVPRNYEIWYVYATGYNAPLNKIINETLARNGRLSESDLEQIYETYLSHIKTSDRIDKVGARVIGEIDDVMNLITDALDMSQSYDARLSGASEKLRNAKNRDQIKAVVDGLVKSTREMQETNKALESRLSLSKTEISNLQHSLEAIRAESLTDPLTGLGNRKYFDRSIDLAVRAALASGEPLSLMMFDIDHFKSFNDSYGHLTGDQVLRLVAMSLKQTIKGQDITARYGGEEFAVVLPNTALRQALTVADHIRRAVMAKELKKKSTGEILGRVTISVGVSMLKSDDDTDSLIERADACLYAAKRNGRNRVICEVDPEYAAETRSQVA
- a CDS encoding TfoX/Sxy family protein — its product is MDRDFLIDLFADFGPVTIRKMFSGFGISADGTNFALALRAGLYFRADEQTIPQFEAEGSTPFQYQTRTKTVTVNSYWQLPARLFDDSEELADWARAALAAAQRAALRKRPKVRKSAKAVAKRPAPKRKPAKRKAKA
- a CDS encoding iron-sulfur cluster assembly accessory protein, which encodes MDTTVQSSKPKPRPRPQVMKLTEAAAQRITELTKRADSEIVGLRVGIKNGGCAGQSYTVEYAHEVRPTDEVVEDRGVKILVDPKAVLFLLGTEMDYKADKMQAQFIFNNPNQVSACGCGESVQLTAAKV
- a CDS encoding VOC family protein — protein: MPKLSGVIETALYVDDLDRARAFYERVLGLVPLTADSRFLAYDVGGRSVLLLFLRGSTPEPIHLPGGTIPPHDGSGPIHMAFAIAATELPAWEKSLGEHDVAIEGRTDWPRGGKSIYFRDPDDHLLELATPGIWAIY
- a CDS encoding SUF system Fe-S cluster assembly protein, producing MSDTAEVKSANMETVSALPPEETERLGTEIVAALKTVFDPEIPADIYELGLIYKVDLKDDRGVDVMMTLTTPNCPAAGELPTMVENAIASVPGVGVVNVNLVWDPAWTPDRMSDEARLVLNMW
- a CDS encoding cysteine desulfurase; the protein is MTMHPAVSNGAYDVARVREDFPALAMKVYGKPLVYLDNAASAQKPNAVLDRMTEAYKSEYANVHRGLHYLANAATEAYEGARAKVAKFINAARSEEIIFTRNVTEAINLVASSWGEPNIKPGDEIVLSIMEHHSNIVPWHFLRERHGAVIKWAPVDDDGNFLIEEFEKLLTPRTKLVAITQMSNALGTFVPIKEVVKLAHDRGIPVLVDGAQGAVHLPIDVQDLDCDFYAFTGHKIYGPTGIGALYAKHEHLVAMRPYNGGGEMIREVARDWVTYGDPPHKFEAGTPPIVEAIGLGAAIDYVNSIGKERIAAHEHDLLNYAQDRLREINSLRLIGTARGKGPVISFEMKGAHAHDVATVIDRQGIAVRAGTHCVMPLLERFNVTATCRASFGMYNTREEVDHLAQALIKARELFS
- the sufD gene encoding Fe-S cluster assembly protein SufD, with the translated sequence MNLALAKNETGRAVSDSFAIARDRLPGTGRVAEARSAAFEAYDRVGLPHRRIEDWKYTDLRALMREVLPLAPAPDAAALKRAATAVKLQAIKGARRLVLVDGVFAPKLSELDGLEKGLTIRTLRGVLEDGDATLQAQLFTPDIANPMVALNSAMMTDGVVIEIANGVVLTQPLHVIHIASGSAPTAMFTRSMLRLGKDAGTTLVESYIAADGATTYQAHDSLIVTIGDNSRLDHVRLIEDAREAFNISSAVFTLGAHAHFNTFGMVSGGAASRYQATITFAGEGSRVETNGVNLLNGRQHADTTLFMDHAVPHCASREVFRAVADDRAHSVFQGRIVVRPHAQKTDAKMMTRALLLSDEAEADNKPELEIFADDVTCGHGATTGALDESLLFYLRARGLSEKEAQALLIQAFVGEAIESIVNDDLRELAIAAAQRWLEARG